The genomic DNA GCCGGGAGGTCAGCTCCGTGGTTGCAGAAACAATCCGCAAAATTCAACAGACATAAAAAAAAAGGAGACCGTGACGGCCTCCTCTCTTAATTATCTGTATTTCTCAGTCCTAAGAGACGTATTCAGCTATCTTGGACTTCAGCTGGTCGGCGGTGAACGGTTTGGTGATGAAATCGTTCACCCCGGTTTTACGGGCCAGCTCCTGCTGGGAATATTCGGACTCGGTGGTGACCATGATCACCGGGATGTCCGCATAGCCGTCAGTCTGGCGGAGCTTGGATACGAATTCCATTCCGTCCATGACCGGCATGTTCATATCAGTGATGATCACATCAAACTCTTCATTCAGTTCAATGTGGGTGTATGCTTCCTGTCCGTTTTCAGCCACGGTGGGCTCATAGCCGGCAGCAGTCAGGATACTGCGGTAAAGGGCCAGCATGGACTTGGAGTCATCCACGGCCAGAGCCTTTTTGCCGCCCACTTCCACAGCTTCAGGAAGTCTTGCAATATCGGCCTCGGCTTCTTCGCCGCCGATCTCAGCAAGCTTGACCCGGAAGGCTTCATGCACTTCGGAGTCCTTGGAAGCGACAACCGCATTCATCAGGAAGCGACCGATTTTGCCTTCGCTGTACAGTCCCTGAAAAACATTCACTGCCTTGGCGGTGACAATAGCCCGCAGGATTTTACCGGCCTTGCTTCCGCCCGCGCCGATCAATTCCACCATTTTTTTGGTTACACCCGGATTAGCCAATCCGTCCAGACCGGTCATTACAGCCACGGTGATGAGTTCATCCTCATCTTCCAGACCGTCAAAAAGGCTGACAACAGCCTTCAAAGTACCGATCCTGCCGATGGCTTCGTAGATGGCGTACTTCACGCTGGAGTCGGTGGAGTACTGTTTTTCAATGGCATCCATGAGCACATCAAGGCCGTCTTTCTCACCTATAAAACCGAGCACGTTGGCCGCAAGGATCATGTCATCCTTGTCGGAATCAGGACTGATCACTTTGGTAAGGAACGGAACAGCCATACCGCCAAGAGATGTCAGTGAATCGGTAACCACCCGGCGTACAGTTGGGTTGCGGTGGTGCAGGTTGGCAACAATAAAATCAAGCCCGGCATCGCTGCCGATGGCCGCAAGGGCCTCCACAGCCTTCCATGTGGTCAGGTCACACACTTCATAATTGGCGTCTTCGTTGTTACGCTCAACAAAAGCTTTAAGGGCGGGGATTGACTCTTCGTCCTTAAGCTCGGCCAGCATCTCAATGGACATGACCACAATCAGGTCATCTTCATTATTGATATTGGAGCGGAAAAGGTCGAGGGCTTCCGGACCACCTATTTTAGACAGGGAAGTCAGGACTTCGAACAGAAAATCAGGATCGGAACTTCCTTCAGCCATCCCAAGCAATACGGGAACAGCATCCTTAAACTGAAACTCGCCGCAAACCCTGATACACAAAGTTCGTAATTTGCCGTCTTCTTTGCCCAGCAAATCAACAGTTTTCTGTTCATCAACGGAAAGAACACCGTTCAAAGCGGTGACGACCATATAATCTACGGAGGTATCTCCGAGAGGATTCTGAAAAAGTTCAATCAGTGCCTCCAGCTCCGCCGGATCTTTAACGGTGGCGACCTCATTGAGGACACTGATCTTGTCCAAGAAAGATTTTTCCCTGAAACCGGTTAACATAGACATATTCTAAACTCTCTTTTTTTCAATAAATCTTATTCAAAACAGAATTCGATGGTGAACTCCCCGGCATCGGAAGTAAAAGGGATTGCCATGATGGGGGTGGAAGCGATGTGGGTGATGGTATGGTTGTCTCCCATAATCACCGAAGGAGTGGCTCCTGAAAACTGGAGACCCTG from Desulfovibrio sp. JC010 includes the following:
- a CDS encoding HEAT repeat domain-containing protein → MSMLTGFREKSFLDKISVLNEVATVKDPAELEALIELFQNPLGDTSVDYMVVTALNGVLSVDEQKTVDLLGKEDGKLRTLCIRVCGEFQFKDAVPVLLGMAEGSSDPDFLFEVLTSLSKIGGPEALDLFRSNINNEDDLIVVMSIEMLAELKDEESIPALKAFVERNNEDANYEVCDLTTWKAVEALAAIGSDAGLDFIVANLHHRNPTVRRVVTDSLTSLGGMAVPFLTKVISPDSDKDDMILAANVLGFIGEKDGLDVLMDAIEKQYSTDSSVKYAIYEAIGRIGTLKAVVSLFDGLEDEDELITVAVMTGLDGLANPGVTKKMVELIGAGGSKAGKILRAIVTAKAVNVFQGLYSEGKIGRFLMNAVVASKDSEVHEAFRVKLAEIGGEEAEADIARLPEAVEVGGKKALAVDDSKSMLALYRSILTAAGYEPTVAENGQEAYTHIELNEEFDVIITDMNMPVMDGMEFVSKLRQTDGYADIPVIMVTTESEYSQQELARKTGVNDFITKPFTADQLKSKIAEYVS